The following proteins are co-located in the Geovibrio ferrireducens genome:
- a CDS encoding thioredoxin family protein: MKKIVPVIILAAAVLIMVFSLRTEKDGGMTLAALQAEAAETGKAMVVQFTSDGCITCRKMKPALEKIESEGGDRYMLKVVDVDINTGIAIEMGITAVPVQLFISPEGQILKKNLGYLSYKDFTDIFAEYSI; the protein is encoded by the coding sequence ATGAAAAAGATAGTCCCTGTTATTATTTTGGCTGCGGCTGTTCTGATTATGGTTTTTTCACTCAGAACGGAGAAAGACGGCGGAATGACCCTCGCAGCTCTTCAGGCGGAAGCCGCAGAAACCGGAAAGGCAATGGTGGTTCAGTTCACCTCTGACGGGTGCATTACATGCAGAAAGATGAAGCCCGCCCTTGAGAAGATTGAGTCCGAAGGGGGTGACAGGTATATGTTAAAGGTTGTTGATGTTGATATAAACACCGGCATAGCAATAGAGATGGGCATAACTGCTGTTCCGGTTCAGCTTTTTATCTCTCCGGAAGGGCAGATTCTTAAAAAGAACCTCGGCTACCTTTCCTACAAGGATTTCACTGATATTTTTGCAGAGTATTCAATATAA
- a CDS encoding methyl-accepting chemotaxis protein has product MRNLTIRKKIMAILIVGSALFLVLGFYNNLTIRKLNGLAASQGVSFDKSTAVRNMEIANLKLNLLAMDIIVDRMDGFISDERKEEMADILNGYEKNKKQIQQIITDAETLKKFDDIYKKFDKLYSLVSVDLAQAVEDRADNSVFGAFDNIIDDTSTAIDDQVQEIVMQINEQVDANAAAAASISRSSVINSLIIMLFILAVNTVITLLVSASIIKSVKTITVTAKDLAEGEGDLTKEIIVDVNDETKILADYINTFIAKVRETVRSIQQSSESVSAGSSELAASTEQLSNTMSQQTSQISSIAASVEQMAATSKEIAENVGEVLKRSQEANLLTDDGKKKLDSAVKDIGDIKRSVEEMAKTINELADSSEKIGAILDVINDIADQTNLLALNAAIEAARAGEAGRGFAVVADEVRKLAERTQNATGEVGGIISTLRKETENASSSMNKAVGAVGKGVTAISETGEIFEQIMISVKDISLNNSAISSAVNEESDAVNSVNDNVQMISSGLEQSSIALAEISHTVSDLQMQSEDQYRVVNRFKVV; this is encoded by the coding sequence ATGAGAAACCTTACCATCAGAAAAAAAATAATGGCAATACTCATTGTGGGAAGTGCACTCTTCCTCGTTCTCGGTTTTTATAATAATCTTACCATAAGAAAGCTCAACGGTCTTGCAGCTTCTCAGGGTGTTTCCTTCGATAAATCAACAGCAGTGCGCAATATGGAAATAGCAAATCTCAAGCTTAACCTTCTGGCGATGGATATTATTGTCGACAGAATGGACGGATTTATCAGCGATGAAAGAAAAGAGGAAATGGCGGACATCCTGAACGGCTATGAAAAAAACAAAAAGCAGATTCAGCAGATAATAACAGACGCAGAAACACTTAAGAAATTTGATGATATATACAAAAAGTTCGACAAGTTATACTCCCTGGTAAGCGTGGATCTCGCTCAGGCTGTTGAAGACAGAGCGGATAACTCAGTTTTCGGAGCCTTTGACAATATCATTGATGACACAAGCACGGCGATCGATGACCAGGTACAGGAAATTGTTATGCAAATAAATGAGCAGGTGGATGCAAATGCGGCAGCAGCAGCGTCTATCAGCCGTTCGTCCGTTATAAACAGCCTTATTATAATGTTGTTCATTCTGGCGGTGAACACGGTTATAACTCTTCTGGTTTCAGCATCCATAATCAAATCTGTCAAAACCATAACTGTAACGGCGAAAGACCTTGCCGAAGGCGAAGGCGACCTCACAAAGGAAATTATTGTGGATGTTAACGACGAAACAAAAATACTCGCTGACTACATCAACACATTCATAGCAAAAGTGCGCGAAACTGTCCGGAGTATACAGCAGTCCTCAGAATCTGTTTCAGCAGGTTCCAGCGAGCTTGCCGCCTCCACGGAGCAGCTTTCAAACACTATGAGCCAGCAGACATCACAAATATCAAGCATAGCCGCATCTGTAGAGCAGATGGCCGCAACCTCCAAGGAGATAGCCGAGAACGTAGGCGAAGTTCTTAAGAGATCTCAGGAAGCCAACTTGCTCACTGACGACGGTAAAAAGAAGCTTGACTCCGCAGTTAAGGACATAGGAGATATTAAGCGCAGTGTTGAGGAGATGGCAAAAACCATTAACGAACTTGCTGACTCATCAGAAAAAATCGGTGCAATCCTCGATGTTATCAACGATATAGCAGACCAGACAAACCTCCTCGCCCTCAATGCCGCAATAGAGGCCGCAAGAGCAGGCGAAGCGGGAAGAGGCTTTGCCGTTGTGGCAGACGAAGTAAGAAAGCTTGCAGAACGCACCCAAAACGCCACAGGGGAAGTGGGAGGCATTATCTCCACCCTCAGAAAAGAGACAGAAAACGCATCAAGCAGCATGAACAAGGCTGTAGGCGCGGTGGGTAAAGGTGTCACAGCAATCTCTGAAACCGGGGAAATATTTGAGCAGATTATGATTTCGGTAAAAGATATATCCCTCAACAACAGTGCCATAAGCAGCGCCGTGAACGAAGAGAGCGACGCCGTAAACTCAGTAAATGACAATGTACAGATGATCTCCTCCGGGCTGGAGCAGAGCAGCATAGCCCTTGCTGAAATATCACATACGGTAAGCGATCTGCAAATGCAGTCCGAGGATCAATATAGAGTTGTAAACCGCTTCAAAGTAGTGTAA
- a CDS encoding ATP-binding protein, whose product MRLTLKLITNIVIVTVIFVVLSTMFLWQRQKEIIIEQAHIQAKTLFEMILITRQWVAENRNDVRPVPAVVTKELSKYAGVMSRFRFHITSTSLINPENAPDEFEVRALTALAGGKAEYDETIEEGKNKIYRYMAPLYINEACLECHIYQGYTVGDLRGGISVSVPLDEIEASIDRNNRFFYMAGIVTFLGIVITISILVRRLVLTKLDILADAASSFKSGDYTRSVDIDTDDEIEELAEAFNLMRESILQNEDNLKRRLKDVTGKYVMLVNELEHKNDELRSVNSFKTEILDSISHEIRTPLTKILAYSELLLKPELENDVNLRYKSAETIRKSSKALNRLFNEIITLSRLEHKQHDYHFAPVKIASMFEETLAFFEQDIKEKKLRLSADIPENLVVCVDADVFKYLIDNLLSNAIKFNRQEGELSVRAFRKDGWAYFTVRDTGCGIPQHEIENVKKRFYRASNVKKDYPGTGLGLSIVNRVVHAHKGSLEIESELGEYTEFRVILPNSAALCG is encoded by the coding sequence ATGAGACTCACACTCAAGCTTATTACCAATATTGTTATTGTAACGGTAATTTTTGTGGTGCTTTCCACAATGTTTCTCTGGCAGCGCCAGAAGGAAATTATAATTGAGCAGGCGCACATTCAGGCGAAAACTCTGTTCGAGATGATTCTGATCACGCGCCAGTGGGTGGCTGAAAACCGGAATGATGTGCGTCCTGTGCCTGCTGTTGTCACCAAAGAACTCTCCAAATACGCGGGCGTTATGTCCCGTTTCAGGTTTCATATAACCAGCACAAGCCTTATTAATCCCGAAAATGCGCCGGACGAGTTCGAGGTGCGCGCTCTCACTGCACTTGCCGGAGGCAAGGCGGAATATGACGAAACAATAGAAGAGGGCAAGAACAAAATATACAGATACATGGCGCCGCTTTACATAAACGAGGCATGCCTTGAATGCCACATTTATCAGGGCTACACAGTGGGCGATCTCAGAGGCGGAATATCCGTATCTGTTCCATTGGACGAGATTGAAGCCTCTATCGACCGCAATAACCGCTTTTTCTATATGGCAGGCATTGTAACCTTTCTCGGTATAGTCATAACAATCAGCATTCTGGTGCGCAGACTTGTACTGACAAAGCTGGACATACTTGCGGACGCGGCTTCCTCCTTCAAATCCGGTGACTACACCCGAAGTGTGGACATTGATACTGACGATGAAATCGAGGAACTGGCGGAAGCATTTAACCTGATGCGGGAGAGTATTCTCCAGAACGAAGACAACCTTAAACGCAGACTGAAAGACGTCACGGGCAAGTATGTCATGCTTGTGAATGAGCTTGAGCATAAAAACGATGAACTCCGTTCGGTAAACTCTTTTAAAACTGAGATTCTGGATTCGATCTCACACGAGATAAGGACTCCGCTCACGAAAATCCTCGCCTACAGTGAGCTGTTACTGAAGCCGGAGCTTGAGAATGATGTTAATCTCCGCTACAAATCAGCGGAGACGATCAGGAAAAGCTCAAAGGCGCTCAACAGGCTTTTCAACGAGATAATAACCCTCAGCAGGCTTGAGCATAAGCAGCACGATTATCACTTTGCCCCCGTGAAGATAGCCTCCATGTTTGAGGAAACTCTGGCATTCTTTGAGCAGGATATAAAGGAGAAGAAGCTCAGACTCAGCGCGGATATTCCGGAAAATCTTGTGGTATGTGTGGATGCTGATGTTTTTAAATATCTTATAGATAACCTTCTCTCTAATGCAATCAAGTTTAACAGGCAGGAAGGGGAACTCTCTGTCAGAGCGTTCAGGAAGGACGGCTGGGCATACTTTACGGTGAGAGATACAGGCTGCGGCATACCTCAGCACGAAATAGAAAATGTTAAGAAGCGTTTCTACAGAGCCAGCAATGTGAAAAAGGATTACCCCGGAACAGGGCTTGGGCTGTCTATTGTGAACAGAGTGGTTCACGCACATAAGGGAAGTCTGGAAATCGAATCAGAGCTTGGGGAATATACGGAGTTCAGGGTTATTCTGCCAAATTCCGCAGCGCTTTGCGGTTGA
- a CDS encoding response regulator transcription factor: MEKVILVVDDDPEILEIIRLLLSLEKYTVLTASTGMEGIAKARENNVDLIVLDLNLPDVDGQQICRLVRKEKDVPILILSARDNVSDKVICLEYGADDYLTKPFENIELTARIKAILRRTEPIGEACQEGVIQFFHITIDKCDRTVHIGGEKINITPKEFELLMYFYEKRGQVLSRDDIVKDIWGKNTVYSWSRSLDVHVKNLRQKIETNPKNPDIIKTVSGVGYKVKK, from the coding sequence ATGGAAAAAGTAATACTTGTCGTTGACGATGACCCTGAGATACTGGAAATAATCAGACTTCTGCTTTCCCTCGAAAAATATACAGTGCTGACAGCCTCTACGGGGATGGAGGGTATCGCTAAGGCAAGGGAAAATAATGTGGATCTCATCGTTCTTGATCTGAATCTGCCGGATGTTGACGGTCAGCAGATATGCAGACTTGTCAGGAAGGAGAAGGATGTGCCGATCCTCATTCTCTCAGCCCGTGACAATGTTTCGGATAAGGTTATCTGTCTTGAATACGGCGCGGACGATTATCTCACCAAACCCTTTGAAAATATTGAACTCACAGCAAGGATAAAAGCTATTCTGCGCAGAACAGAACCCATTGGTGAGGCATGTCAGGAAGGCGTTATTCAGTTTTTTCACATAACAATAGACAAGTGTGACCGCACAGTGCACATAGGCGGCGAGAAAATAAACATAACCCCCAAAGAGTTTGAGCTTCTCATGTATTTTTATGAGAAAAGGGGGCAGGTTCTCTCTCGTGATGACATAGTGAAGGACATCTGGGGGAAAAACACGGTATACTCATGGTCCAGAAGTCTTGATGTTCATGTGAAAAACCTCCGCCAGAAGATAGAGACAAACCCGAAGAATCCCGACATTATCAAAACTGTTTCAGGTGTTGGCTATAAAGTGAAAAAATGA